A window of Quercus robur chromosome 12, dhQueRobu3.1, whole genome shotgun sequence genomic DNA:
AAACAGTATTGCAACATAGgtccttaaaaaaacaaaacaaaaaaccaaataaaactaTTTCATCATGATTAACAATATAGCTCCTTAAACATAGTTCCTTCAGCTACTTggactcaatatatatataaattccaCCATGGAATGATCATTTTGTGATTCTCTTCAGCCACATGTATTTACAGTAGAACAAAAAAAGGTATAAGTAAATTTGAAACAtgagatatatattattacaataaaaaattcttaaaaaaaaaaaaaaaaacttgaaaaatgtAATGAAAGAACTCACTTTATGCTAAATCATCAATATCATTGTCATCAACCTCTGTAATGTTTTCTTCATCTTGGTAATCACTTCCTTCGCCATTAAATTGTTTACAAGTACAACGATTATGACAATAACCCCCACAAAGTTGACAAGATCATCTTTTTGTCATTGCACGAGCTAAGGATATTTCAAGCCCACCTTTAATTCTCCCACTAGGACCTTGTTTCTCGGTACTTTTCTTTCGACCTTTGGTTTGTGATACATGTGGATCTTTTATATTTAAAGGAACAATGACAGAGCAGTCTTCTACTTCAACAATGTCAGCAGATTCGCCACTCTTGTGATGCATATCCATTTCATCATCTTCCTTATCTTCAAGCAGTTCATTTTCCATTCCAAAAGCTTTCTTAAGGGTATGGTCTAAAAGTCTGAGattatcattttatatatatcttcaGATTTTTTAGCAAGGTAAGACAATTGACTTACACGTTGACAAACATGGATGCTTCGTAAGGCTTTTGACATATGATGCTCATCCTCAAAGCTTGATCTATATTCTACACTTTTGAGTTCTTTATTTGCTTCTTTTGTCCAACGTTGTAGGATGTAGTGGCTAGGaatctgaaaaatatttttaacctGGAAGATTAATAACATGTGCCTACAAACAATTCCCACAAACTCAAAAAGTTGGCAGTCACATTCACAAACTTTTGATTCCATGTTCAACTTCACAATAAATGCATCATTTGGATCAAAGGGAACTTGTTACTTTGTACCTATAAAAAGTTCCATTTTTCTCAACCTTTTCCTTTGTAAAGTGATTACTACTCACCAATTCTTTTTGGAACTTGTTCAATATGGTTCTCATGTATATAGAAGCAACTTGATGCTCTATTTTTGAGCCAATTACCAAAGAAGGTGTTTTATGTCTTGAATCAAAGTcttccttcctttctttcttataACGACTGTCCACCGCCTTTGCAAATTTGACCACAAAATCCTTTAGTGTAGTTCTTGAGTTAACAAAGGAATCAAAGAACACATTGATGCTTTCACTTCTCTGGGTAGTGTTCATTCCTGCAAAGAAAGTATTTCTATTGTAAACCGGTACCCATGACTCTCGAATATTAAATAATCCTTCAAGCCATTCATTTCTCTTCAAGCCATAAGTCAATATTAGGCTCTTCCAAGCCTCCTCAAATTTTTCCACACTAGGTGACTCACGTATGCATCTCTTCAACTCACGTTTGAATATTGAATTCTTATGATATATATGGGAAAGTTTCTCTAGAAATTTCTTCTTAATATGCCAAAGACAAAGACAATGACTAGTTCTTGGGAATACCTTTGCAAAGCTGCACCCATGGCTAAATCTTGATTTGTAATAATAGATTTTGGTTCCTTCCCCCACATTGCTTGAAGCCAAGTTTCAAATAGCCACACAAAAGTTTGTTCTGTCTCATCTTGCAACAATGCACAACCTAATAAAATTGATTGACAATGATGGTTTAACCTCGTAAAAGGAGCAAATGGCATATCATACTTGCTTGTTTTGTAAGTTGTGTCAAATGTCACTACATCCCAAAAGTATTGATAAGTCATTCTTGATCGCgcatccacccaaaaaaaattatatggccAACATCATCACATTGAATTGCATAAAAGAAATTGGAGTTTTGAGCttgttgtttttggaaataattAAGGACAACTGAGGCATCTCCAACATCTAGATTTTTTCCCCTAACATCTCTCAAGTGATTCCAACAATCTCTATTTGTAAATGTTTGGTCACCTACATTGAACATCATGGCAACTTTTCCTGTTGGAAGACcttttttaccaaatttttcAACTAGACTCTTAGCAGcggtagaaatttttttgtggCATCGGAGGTATGACACACTCTTTGGACTAATAATACCATGATTGTGGTTGTTGTCAAATCCCTTCACAACCCATTTCTGCAACTTCTTATTTTTCATGACCCTAAGCATTGCTTCACATCCAGTTCTAAGACTTGAGCAACTTCTATGGGCCTTGTTTTCATCATCTCTACTCAAACCATTGTCTaatgcattttttgttttgcactgCCCTTCACTACAACATACATAAATATGACTTGTTACATCATCACTTCTGGGTGCTTTTTTACTCGTACGGATacggattccaaaaccttctTTTTTGGCAAATTCTTTGTAAAAAGTTTCAACATCATCAAGGAAGTCAAATTGCATTCCGACATATGGCTTGGATTTCAACTCACAATCACCAAAATCTTCAAGCGGTAACTCTTGTTCTAATGGTCTCGAATTGTCTGGGGCATCATataactcttcacattccatttgTGATTTAGTAACTATAAGAACCAATACAAATAAtgaacacacaaaaaaaaaaaaaaaaaaatgcaatcattttaaataaaaatgtttaaaatgaCAAAGATATAAAAATGTACATAATCATAACCAAACACTCAAGTGGACACTCAAATTCAATTTCGACTTTgaaaacatgaaattttttaaataaaaaaaatatatattccatCAGTCTAATTATGGATTTGGAACATGAAAACTAGATATTTCTGCcaaataatgttttttattaaattgcTCCAGAGCAGTTGCATCATCAAAATCATTAATTGGTTGGCAAATTGTTGTTTGTCCATTATTGTATCATCATCAGCCACCTATATAAGTTCATGTCTCTTTCtcgcaaaagaaaaaaagaattaatatgtTCATGTCTAGCTTCAGTGATGtcttttgtttatcaatttcttCAACTATTCAACAGTGTAAGTCACAATGTTAGTTTTTTTAGAGCACTCACAACTTGGGGATGTAACTAGGGAACTACCAACGATGTAAGCCACAGTGTAAGTTTCTCTAAATTTACTACACATACAATGGTTTTAACAAATCTGTATTGCCACATGATTCTTTGTGAACCATTTATTGTGTTCcagaaaaggggaaaaaaaaaaacagagcactCACAacataaaagaaaggaaaaatagaaatagagTACTCACAATGGTGGAGGAGCAATGGTGGAGGTGGAACAATGGTGGAGCTTTAATGTGTTTGTACTTACAATAGAAACAGAGCACTCACAACACGTTAATGCaatcaatggttttttttttttttttttttttttttgtggtggcaACCTGGAACAATGGTGGAGAAGCAAATGGAGACAAATGGAGAGACAAAGGCTTGAACACCAAATGTAGAGAGAGAGCACTCACAATAGAAACAGAGCACTCACAACACGTTaatgcgatttttttttttttttttttttttttctggcaGTAACCTAGAACAATGGTGGAGGAGCAGCAGCAAACGGAGACAAACAGAGAGAAAAAGGCTTGAACACCaaacgtagagagagagagagagagtcagatgTATTCTTTTATTGGGTCTAGATATACGTATTGAATGCAATAAATAAGAGATAATTAATGAGATACTTGTAAGAATGTTAGCATTAATGAGGGTCTTTTTTTGACCATTGGATTTatttaaatccaatggtttaaaaaatgtgtaactctttagagttacaccaggtgtaacttgaacccatctctctatatatatatatatatatataaatttttttattattattatttttttttgtttttgtttttggacaaGCAAAGAGAAAATGGTTCCAAGGAAAGAATTGAAGGAAGGAAGGTGTCTAAGTTTGCGCATGTGTGTTATCTGTTATGGCTAACATCATGTCCGATGGAGCTGCGGCAGTCAATGGCCTTGGAGGAGAGCGAAGACATTTTTGCTGGCAATCAAGCAGCAGCACTGCTAGTAGTAAATGCTAGAAGAGCTTAAGGACTTTGGCCATGGAGGATTGAAGCTAGGTTCAGTTGTAGATTAGAGTCATTAGAAAGTGAGAACTTTGGGTTTgcaagtgagaaagagagatagataaaGAGTTTGAGAAGGAGAAGAATAGTCTGATATggtacaaatttatttttaagtttggtGTTTGGCTAAAAAGAATGTAACAGAAAAATTGGGAATGgtctaaaattttgtttttctatctttttttaattgataaaaaaaaaatttgttaatttaaatgctgacacattgtaatttttaatgtttattaaaaactttttttttatgagagatgctacatctacaacatttttacaacaaatcacaggtggttagttattattggttcaaatttgaaactaacactaagattatttttttgccctgacaataacaactagtaacaacttgccacttaggatttgttgtaaaaatgttgtagacatatcatttctctttttttattagccACGTCATTTTTAAGTATGCCAATAGTGCACAACATTTGCCGCGTAATCAATTCTGTTAGTAAGTCAACGGTAGGGTTTGCCACATAAGTAATTCCGTTAGTAAGTTAACagtagagactaaattgactgtaatgtgaaaataataaggaccaaattgactgttattaaaatgtaaggaccaaaatggtgttttcgccaaaaaaatttattttcattagaGTCTTTCttgaagcaaaaaaataaaaagaaaagaagagaagagtaTGATGGAGAATGAAGTAATTATATGTTCAAGATTCAAATGAATgtgtactcaaaaaaaaaaaaaaaaaaaatttattaagaacTTAGTGAGTGATTCAATTCTATGGCTTATCATTTCTATCCAGCTCTCCATTATTACTCATATTTGGTATTGCGTTTTCTctgttattttgttattttattttatttttttgttttgaaagtaAGAATTCTCTAGTTATCTGGTGGTCATTGTTGATGTTGGTGTATGTTCCAaacacttttattattatttattttctaaccATTAAGAATTTATAAGTAAAATAGCCGTTGGACAATTATGAGATTTCTAGCCGTTGGGAATTTGTGAGTAAAATAATAGTTTggtaattataagaaaaatagtCATTAGGCAAAAATTGATGATATAGCCATTGGACTTTTATAGATTATTAGTAACCAATAACTAtagattattattttcataagtAGCCTATATAATACTTATCATAAcaccttttccaaaaaaaaagttactgcTCTATATTTAGATATACACAATTCTATCATCTTTCTcttctacatattttttttacaagaatATTTGTTTTTAAGGAAAGGCAATAGAAGACTATAATCTAAACTTGGAGGGTTGTTTGTCCAAGAGAACCAATCACACTGAGTTTTACTTTGGATGACACGAATCAACTTTTAAGAACAAAGTTCTTTGAGTGAATCTATAGCACTATGAGATTgttcctaaatttatttatatttattattattgctaaTTTACTTTCTTGTTAATTATTTGGGATATTGTTTGTtgtatcaaattttttattcatttttatatttccaaCAGTAGTCCTATTAGCGAGGATGTCATCACATCATAATTCGTAAGTATCTAGTTCCAAAGTAGCTTCAAGTTACAAAAGTTTCTACTTGATTACAACTAAGTCCATTGCTTTATTAGTTTCCCTCAAGTTATACTCTAGCTAGACATTTTGAAAAGTTTGGAAACAGAAGCACTATTAGTAATAAGAGAAACAACATCCATAGCATCTAAGTCAACAACAATTTAATTAGCAATCCCTAGCTAGCTTAGCTCTAATCATTATTGAGCCATCCCACAAAGCCCAAAGTGTGGGGAGATTAACACCTTGAAGAGTttccttgaataattaatataacatatagagacacatTTTAACACAAAAGACCTAAATCTCATGGGTATAtgttcaattatgttatattaagtacttattttctcaatattatttaatgtgggacttcactcacactTGTACACCCAATAGTCTCCCCTTTATATTTGAGTCTCTATCTCTCTGTGGGCTTTCAAAACCTCTCTCTAGGCCATGAATAAGTCCTACTCACTTCCCTTGCTTAATAGGCCTTTCCCTTCACTAGTGCATTATCCATGGGCCTCTACTTGTCAACCCCGCATGTCTTTTATCCTCTATGGGAATCTCGTACCTCATTGTTGTTTTGCACTATTGGCAATAATACTCTTTTGTTGGGTCTTTTCTAAGATCGTTTATGTGAGCTTTATGGGCTTGCTTGGGCAATATATTGTCCCCGCTCTAACTGTAAAAGGGACTCACCCTGCTTCATTTGCAAAAAGGCTCCAAGTATACGTACACTATGTTTCTGCTCCAACTACGAAAGGAATCTCGATAACCTTGCCACCTTTGCCCCACATCACCATGgactctaataccacttgttggggagATAAACATATTGTGAAGCTTctttgagtaattaatataacatagagAGACATACTTTAACCCAAGAAGCCTAAATCCCATtgatatgtgctcaattatgttatattaagtGCTTATTAttctcatcattattcaatgTTGGACTTTATTCACATGTGTAAACCCAACACAAAATTTTGTGACAAGGCTAGCTAGTAGCAATACCAATAACCTTAGAAAAACCTTGAATTAAAGTGCGCAAAGACCATTAGTGTTAAGCTTGAACCAACATACAGGTGATTGATCCATTTGAGAAAGATGTCATATATAGTGGGTCCACCCAACAGgtttagaggaagagagaaaatgaaatccAACGGCCTTCATAATGCACTATTTAGTAAGCTCTAAGTTGATTGCCTCTTTTAATTGGAAGAACACTTTGTTCCTATGTAGACAAAGCCCACACTCCAAACAAGAAAACAACACACCAAGGAACACGTGTGGCATTAAAAAATTGTCACAACTGCCTTGACAtgttgtgattgaaaaatgtcaATGGTGGCTAGGTACATATAAAATgatgtttcaactttcaactacAATTTGCGACCTTAATAAGTTGTGAACAAAGTTACGATCTAACTTCTAACATTGCTTGTTGAAAAATAGAGTTTAGCTTGGGCTCACTTAACATTCAACATAAAAGCTCTTGTTCTTTCAACCACTAAGAGTATCTCcagcaacttcttcaaatttttgtactgtttgaaCAGTGAACAATTATATATTCCTTTTATctactcactttttcaaatacatttttcaacacattctctatattttctctattctatataaatattattttttcattctttctttaatatttaaaatttttggtgatattttttaataaatcttgAGTAGCACTTGTGGCAATGATATAGTGAGTCGTAGGATCATCTATTTTTAATGAGAAGTGTAATGTTCCTATGTGGTAAGTTATTAccggttctaatttgaactcactactaaaattatttttttctcaactgCAATAGCCAATAATAATCCgcaacttaaaatttattgtgaaagaattgtaaaaatatcatgataacatttctcaattttattttttcttctctcttcatttttttccatccatatgtttgttctttttcttttcttttttctcttgttttttctcctccacacacgtatcCCCACTTCTCTTTATcttcatttttgaatttcattttctaCCTTTTCATCTACTTGTATGATCTCTACTAGGATGGAAGGTCTTTGGTGGTGGGCTATGATGGGGACATACTATTTGAACATCAAACTGAGTTGGTAAAACTGATGAGAAAAAAGGGTGTGTTAGTGGTGATCCAATTTGGTGGGGGGTGGTTATCATGGGATAGATATGTTTGAGCCTGCCAAAGTTAAGGCACTCCATGTGgtccttaaaattttcatattttcttcatTGGCTGCCTAGGAAGAATAGTCCACATGTCAAAAGTCTTGCACAAAGGATAACGTTGTAATGTTGTTGATGTGATTAATGCTATGTTGTTATATGTATTGAAAAGTCGTTGTTTTGACTTTGATGCTGTTAAATCATAAATAAAACatcattttcataattattgttttCCATCTTCAGACCATTAATGGCATGGGATTATGGCCGTATGGGGTGTTTTATGTGTAAAAAGTGGAATAACTGAATTAAAAGTTAGAAGCTAGAAccacattttattatattcataataataaaaattaccatctttttatatatacggctctaccatatatatatatatatatatatataatctttgagaataaataatgatactcaagaaacacaaaaactttattgaaaatttaatttttgtgctttATGGTTTTTAGTTCATCTATGCATCAAATATCTTTCAGTAAAACAAACACATCCAAATATTCataatactataaataaaaattgagaacaattgAGTTATTAATCTTAGTATTTGGGAAATAATAAGAGTATATATGGTTAGCTCAATAAATAAAGTCTATTATGGAAATATATGGAAAACAATTTCAATTGATAAAGTCTTTGCATGATAAAAAGTAATCATTATGGAGAAAATAAAGAGTAATAAGGATAAAGAGATGTAAGGGCGGTTTTTGGGATCCAGGCCCAGCAAGCaggcgattctggcccaaaagaccctcaacaatgaatttgtagagagtgagtcaCAGAATTACGTCTTGACAGAGTAAATGCAATTATTAATATGCCATGCAACAATTTGAACGTGGGGATATTTCATTAAGTTTCATGGGATAACAGTCCTTGAGGCTGTATGAGTGCTTCTTATGCTCTGTTTACAgaattcctttctctttttctctcttccttctttttcctctcAATTTTCCGATCCCCTAGTCAtagggattttcttctcttatatagcatccttcaatTGATAATGGCCTTACACTTATTAACCATCtaggcctctacttgagtgtctgtcccataggacatccccCTTCTTTtcctgtgagttgcactggccaagataatactATTCTCCTGTCctttctacattaatgcggctggaaaagtaacttccttgcatttaatgcggcagttgtggttgccccctgaACGTCTAGCATTTTCCTTCTATTTGGGACGATTTCTCACCGTGTACAGGGCGTGAGTTGGACTCCCATTTGGTTcgtccgaggagacactcctcctcggacgccccttaaaCAAGCCCGGCCCAACAGGATTGGGCTGAAAGTCTTCCAGCCATGTCTTCACTTCTTGCTATGGCTAGACTCCGCACAGGTCCCAAGGCCCACTGTTGACTGatgaattttacccccacaagagacataagttgaaattctattttatatatcttaaaaataaaaatctaacaTATTGCTCACATCCGATTGTTTTTAGGACTCAATTGCAAGGTTAGTGAAAGTGACTTCAATTCAATcgtaataatttaaaattaatttttttatggaataatATAGTACCTGTTTGGATTCAAATTAATTTGGCGATTGCGTTTTGTAAtctgcagtttttttttttttttttttttttttttttttgttcagccTGCAATTGTTGACAAGTCAATTGTGAACAGTACACCTATGCACTATTTACAGATCccacaaattacatttttcaacaagtttttcattaaaaattggtcttacaatattatttacacatttaaaaattattttgctacagtatttttagtttcaattttcaatttcagcaaaaataagttgtatcgaAACAAACCCATAGAATAAATTTGTCTATTCTATATTTCGCTATCAGCTGCTTCGTCATGCATGGATTCATCACCTAccgaatctttttttttttcagaaaaatcACCCACCGAATCCATTGGTCATCTTTACACCTTTTAgtatttttgaataattttttgttttggaagcTTATACCTGATAGTATTAATACAACATCTAACATATTTTTGGATCTATAAGCAATATACTATAAAGAAACAAGAGGCAGCCAAAATTTCTAACAGCCATCAAAAGAGAGTAAAATGTCAGGTCAAAATGCACCAATCAATCCCACCGGGGATCCGTACCAGCTCCTCCAGATAGTCCGAAACCCAGACGGCACGATAACCAGAGCTCTCGATATTCCAGAAACCCCACCCACATCTGATCCCAGCCTTCCCATTTCAGTTCTCTCCAAAGACATCCCAATTAACCAATCAAACAACACCTGGGTCAGAATATATCTACCTCGTGAAGCACTTGATAGCTCCTCACACCTGAAGCTACCTCTTATAGTTTATTGCCATGGGGGAGGATTCATCTTATACAGTGCAGCCTCATCTACTGTACATGATCATTGTGTCCGCTTGGCCAATGAACTACGTGTCATCATCGCATCGGTCGAGTACCGCCTCGCCCCGGAGCATCGGCTCCCGGCGGCTTATGATGATGCTGTGGAAGCGTTGTACCGGATCAAAACCACCCAAGATGATTGGTTGACAAAGTACGCTGATTTTTCAAACTGTTTCATCATGGGCATGAGTGCTGGGGGAAACATAGCCTACCGTGCAGGACTACGTGTAGCTGCGGAAGCTGACCATCTCGGGCCTTTGAATATCCGAGGGCTGATATTGCAACAACCATTCTTTGGTGGGACCCAAAGGAGTGAGTCAGAGTTGAGGTTGGTCAACGATCCAACGTTGCCACTGTGTGTTACTGATCTGATGTGGGAGTTGTCTTTGCCAATTGGGGTTGACCGTGATCATGAGTATTGCAATCCAACGGTGGGAGGTGGGTCTAAGCTGTTGGAAAATATAAGGTTGCTGGGATGGAAGGTTTTGGTGACTGGTTGTGATGGGGACCATTTGTTTGATCATCAGGTTAAGCTGGTGAAGCTGTTGGAGGAACATGGTGTACACGTGGTGGGTCATTTCGGTGTTGGAGGTTGCCATGGGGTGGATTTTCATGACTCCTCTAGGGGCAAGGCATTCTTGGAGCAAGTtaagaattttatattaatttgattacacaaatgattatgttttttttcttctaagccATGAGTCATGgtgattattgatttaattgtgTTGCGTAATGGTGGAATTCTAGATTAAAAATGGCCCTTCCTTTCTTTGGTAATTTTGACAAAAGGTGGAGCATGACACGGAGACAAAAAGtgtgaaagaaaattaattttaaaaataaaaatgtgaagaGTGATTCAATCAGGCCCGCCCTATGATTCCTCCATCTTCATGCGTTGAATGAAAGTCACCAATTTTCTCTGAAagaattgttaaaaatatttttcaaaataaatgggaaaataaaaataaaaaagcggAAAGTCGAGGGCAGTTTGGTCAacgggatgtaaaaaaaaaaaaaaaaatgaagaagaagaagaagaagaaaggaaacgaGGTCAGACGGCGAACATTCTGAATTTCTGATCTGGTGGCGAATGAAATGACGGAACTAGCTCTGGAAATCATGATGCGTCCCCATGCAAAGAGGGGTATACTAAAACCAATAAAGGAAAATATTCGACTTCCACAGGGGCACTTCTGTCATAAATGAAATCCAAACGGAGTCACTAGTAGTAAGTCGTAACCGCGCTCCCACGAACTCACTGAGTCAAAACAAAAATCGGAAAAATCAGAGCAACAAACCTTAGATCTCGAGCTTACAGTCGGTTTGGAAAGACGGCTTGACTCCTCAAAGCCATCGAGAGCGCCGTCGCTGGCAGAGGTGGCGCTGCTCCATGACAGCGGCGTGGTAGGACTGGCTCACGCAAGCTCGGCCTTCTTCTTCGTGGTGGAGTCACCATGTCTGGGTGCTGACTTGGAATGATGCTGGCGGATAGTCTAGCCGAGGCGGAGAACAGCCTGAACAGGCTTCGGCAGAGGAGGCTGAGCTTGGAAGAGCCTTAACAGCAAATCCACCACCATCGTGTCGTCGGTCATCGCCTCCTTGACCCACTCATCGTCGCTCATATTCTCATTTTTATAGATTTAAAGATGACTCTTCCTTTCTTTGTAAGATTTACTTCTTAAGTTCATTATAGAATTGTGCGTTCATGGTAAAGTGTCAATTATGGcgtataccaaaaaaaaattaattagtgtcttgttttgacaataaaaagctatcatcaaGAATAGATGTTATAGgttaaaactttattaaaaaaaattcaatataatttttttccttcataattacttactctctttttttagcTAGCATGttatatttattcttaaaattttatacatacatatatatatatatatatatatattaagtgatttaacattattttatgtttcatgTATAACTGGTAGATTATTAGAATTGATAACTGAACTATAAACGTAAAGAATTATATATTATTCAacttatatttttaagtgttttcttCGTTCATTTATTTGTATAGACAGAAATACAATAACAAGAGTAAAAAAGTATAAGTATATCagatcaaaaataaataaataaaggagtaaaaaagttttttttttttttttttggtacatgaAAGAAGAAATGGTCATGTTGGATTAACCCAACTCACAAAGAATGTAAGGATCCGACTCCCCTctagtttaaaattttcttattccCTCCCATTTCAATCCGTATAGAAGACATGTTGCAAATGAAAAATCTAATAGTGAAAAATAAGGCAACCTCGAAATGTTATTTATTGCTTTGTTCATGCACATTACAACAACCTCCCTTGCAAACCCTCAGCCAATACACCACTGCCACTGTCACTGCCCTTGGTAGCAGTCGGCAAGTAGCCATCGGAAATA
This region includes:
- the LOC126707924 gene encoding carboxylesterase 1-like, which codes for MSGQNAPINPTGDPYQLLQIVRNPDGTITRALDIPETPPTSDPSLPISVLSKDIPINQSNNTWVRIYLPREALDSSSHLKLPLIVYCHGGGFILYSAASSTVHDHCVRLANELRVIIASVEYRLAPEHRLPAAYDDAVEALYRIKTTQDDWLTKYADFSNCFIMGMSAGGNIAYRAGLRVAAEADHLGPLNIRGLILQQPFFGGTQRSESELRLVNDPTLPLCVTDLMWELSLPIGVDRDHEYCNPTVGGGSKLLENIRLLGWKVLVTGCDGDHLFDHQVKLVKLLEEHGVHVVGHFGVGGCHGVDFHDSSRGKAFLEQVKNFILI